From the genome of Deinococcus sp. AJ005, one region includes:
- a CDS encoding M42 family metallopeptidase encodes MAKAKSVPDSAAELRLDVLMHLSNLPGVPGQEDAVRDFVLDELDGLADDVRVDALGNVIATRNGEGKKGKRERVMVSAHMDEIGFLVRFIDEKGFVRVQALGGFDTRNLFARDVTVHARGGALPGIMTPGGKPIHISTAEERKKIPEVKEFFIDLGLDAEEVKRRVRVGDMVTLDHTARRVGSLVCGKAMDDRASVFMLLEVLRHFRKTPPKHDLIAVFSVQEEVGLRGAITAAYGVEPTVGIGLDVTLAVDTPGVSPDEAVTRMGEGIGIKVFDSSMISTRSLVDEFYDLAESRGIRAQMEVLGQGGTDGAAIQRSRAGVPTLTLSLPTRYIHSVVESVHVDDLRSGVDLLVAYLG; translated from the coding sequence ATGGCAAAAGCTAAATCGGTTCCTGATTCCGCAGCAGAGTTGAGATTAGACGTATTGATGCACCTCTCCAACCTTCCCGGCGTTCCCGGCCAGGAAGACGCGGTGCGCGATTTCGTGCTGGACGAACTGGACGGGCTGGCCGACGATGTGCGCGTGGACGCGCTGGGCAACGTGATCGCCACCCGCAACGGCGAGGGCAAGAAGGGCAAGCGCGAGCGCGTGATGGTCAGTGCCCACATGGATGAGATCGGCTTTCTGGTGCGCTTCATTGATGAGAAGGGCTTCGTGCGCGTGCAGGCGCTGGGCGGCTTTGACACCCGCAACCTGTTCGCGCGGGACGTGACTGTGCATGCGCGCGGCGGGGCACTGCCAGGGATCATGACGCCGGGCGGCAAGCCCATCCACATCTCGACTGCCGAGGAACGCAAGAAGATCCCCGAGGTCAAGGAGTTCTTCATTGATCTGGGCCTGGACGCTGAGGAAGTCAAGCGCCGTGTCCGCGTGGGCGACATGGTGACGCTGGATCACACCGCCCGCCGCGTCGGCTCGCTGGTCTGCGGCAAGGCGATGGATGACCGCGCCTCTGTGTTCATGCTGCTGGAAGTGTTGCGCCACTTCCGCAAAACGCCGCCCAAGCATGACCTGATCGCCGTCTTCAGCGTGCAGGAAGAAGTCGGTCTGCGTGGGGCCATTACCGCCGCCTATGGCGTGGAACCCACTGTGGGCATCGGCCTGGACGTCACCCTCGCGGTGGACACCCCTGGCGTCAGCCCGGATGAAGCGGTCACGCGCATGGGCGAGGGCATCGGCATCAAGGTCTTTGATTCCAGCATGATCTCCACCCGCAGTCTGGTGGACGAGTTCTATGATCTGGCCGAGAGCCGGGGCATCCGCGCCCAGATGGAAGTGCTGGGCCAGGGCGGCACCGACGGCGCAGCCATCCAGCGCAGCCGTGCGGGCGTGCCGACGCTCACGCTCAGCCTGCCAACGCGCTACATCCACAGCGTCGTGGAATCCGTGCATGTGGATGACTTACGGTCTGGGGTGGATTTGCTGGTGGCTTACCTGGGGTAA
- the ung gene encoding uracil-DNA glycosylase — translation MPVSAQFSVADSRPVQLVWFKKDLRVADHLPLREAAARGPVLPLFIYESEQLGHEEFTGQHLTYLNDCLRELDGNLRRLGTPLVVRQGEVVEVLEKLSRELPLGGVWAHQETGNGVSFARDRRVRAWARARGLPLTELAQNGVVRGMKNRDGWADAWEERLGTPPLPAPEKLCGTSISPRRIMSHAELGVEPDHKIIPPGGESVGCATLDSFLAVRGVNYMREMSSPLSAEESCSRLSGPLAYGTVSLRTVVSATRQRLAAVRGDTWADPRWVRSLRSYESRLHWHCHFMQRLESEPGMEFRNLNRALDGLREDEWNPEFYDRWAHGQTGYPLIDACVRMLRQTGWLNFRMRAMLVSFASQHLWLHWRQPGLFLARQWLDNEPGIHWSQMQMQSSTVGINRVRIYSPTRQAREQDPDGIFIRRWVPELADMPGDFLHAPWEWSGAARLNYPPPIVDENKAGRLARARIAAARASPEFELESRRIYLKHGSRKKAAIRAERVAKGLPAKPLKKTPTKPPTPRRKPMSDQPDLFGNAPDAAKPIIPAGLPESWKEALAGEFAASYFHELKDFLVEERAAQTIYPPAADVFNALRFTPLDNVKVFILGQDPYHGPNQAHGLSFSVRPGVRVPPSLQNIYKELQTDIPSFTPPRHGYLRAWAEQGVLMLNAVLTVRAGQANSHANKGWESFTDAVIKAVNAKEERVVFVLWGAYARKKAKLITNPNHVIVESAHPSPLSVTKFMGTRPFSKVNAALEEAGETPIDWQLPMQAQE, via the coding sequence GTGCCTGTTTCTGCACAATTCAGCGTCGCAGACTCCCGCCCCGTTCAACTCGTCTGGTTCAAAAAGGACCTGCGTGTGGCGGACCATCTGCCGTTGCGTGAGGCGGCGGCGCGCGGCCCCGTCCTGCCGCTGTTTATCTACGAGTCGGAACAGCTTGGGCACGAGGAATTTACTGGACAGCATCTGACCTACCTGAATGACTGCCTGCGCGAATTGGACGGCAATTTGCGTAGGCTGGGCACGCCGCTGGTGGTGCGGCAGGGTGAGGTGGTGGAAGTGCTGGAGAAGCTGAGCCGCGAGCTTCCGCTCGGCGGCGTGTGGGCGCATCAGGAAACGGGGAACGGCGTGTCCTTCGCGCGGGACAGACGGGTCAGGGCCTGGGCGCGGGCGCGTGGGCTGCCGCTGACCGAACTGGCGCAAAACGGTGTGGTGCGCGGCATGAAAAACCGTGACGGCTGGGCCGATGCCTGGGAAGAACGCCTGGGAACGCCGCCCCTACCCGCGCCGGAAAAGTTGTGTGGAACGTCCATTTCACCCCGCCGGATCATGTCTCACGCTGAACTCGGTGTGGAGCCGGACCACAAAATCATCCCCCCTGGCGGCGAATCGGTGGGCTGCGCCACCCTGGATTCCTTCCTGGCCGTGCGCGGCGTGAACTACATGCGCGAGATGAGCAGTCCCCTGAGCGCGGAGGAAAGCTGCTCGCGCCTAAGCGGGCCGCTGGCGTATGGCACCGTTTCGCTCAGAACCGTCGTAAGCGCCACCCGGCAACGTCTCGCCGCCGTGCGCGGCGACACCTGGGCCGATCCGCGCTGGGTGCGTTCGCTCCGAAGCTATGAAAGTCGGCTGCACTGGCACTGCCACTTCATGCAGCGCCTGGAGTCTGAACCAGGGATGGAGTTTCGCAACCTCAACCGGGCGCTGGACGGATTGCGCGAGGACGAGTGGAACCCGGAGTTCTATGACCGCTGGGCGCACGGGCAGACCGGTTACCCGCTGATAGACGCCTGTGTCCGGATGCTGCGGCAGACCGGCTGGCTCAATTTCCGAATGCGGGCCATGCTCGTTTCCTTTGCCAGTCAGCACCTGTGGCTGCACTGGCGGCAGCCGGGGCTGTTTCTGGCGCGGCAGTGGCTGGACAACGAACCCGGCATCCACTGGTCCCAGATGCAGATGCAGAGCAGCACGGTGGGCATCAACCGCGTCCGCATCTACAGTCCTACCCGGCAAGCGCGCGAGCAGGACCCGGACGGCATTTTCATTCGCCGCTGGGTGCCGGAGCTGGCGGACATGCCAGGGGATTTTCTACATGCGCCCTGGGAGTGGAGCGGGGCCGCCCGGCTGAATTATCCGCCCCCTATCGTGGATGAGAACAAAGCTGGGCGGCTGGCCCGCGCCCGGATTGCCGCCGCCCGCGCCTCGCCGGAGTTTGAGCTGGAATCCCGGCGCATCTATCTCAAACACGGCAGCCGCAAGAAAGCCGCCATTCGCGCCGAGAGAGTGGCCAAAGGTCTGCCCGCCAAACCTCTCAAAAAGACGCCCACCAAACCGCCCACCCCCAGGAGAAAACCCATGAGCGATCAACCAGACCTGTTCGGCAACGCGCCCGACGCCGCCAAACCCATCATTCCCGCCGGACTGCCAGAGTCGTGGAAGGAGGCGCTGGCCGGGGAATTCGCTGCGTCATACTTCCACGAACTCAAGGATTTTCTGGTGGAGGAACGCGCCGCGCAGACCATCTACCCGCCTGCCGCCGACGTGTTCAACGCGCTGCGGTTCACGCCGCTGGACAACGTCAAGGTCTTCATTCTGGGGCAGGACCCGTACCACGGCCCCAATCAGGCGCACGGCCTGAGCTTCAGCGTGCGGCCCGGTGTGCGCGTTCCCCCCAGTCTCCAGAACATCTACAAGGAATTGCAGACCGACATTCCCAGCTTCACGCCGCCGCGTCACGGCTACCTGCGGGCCTGGGCCGAGCAGGGCGTGCTGATGCTGAATGCTGTGCTGACCGTGCGGGCGGGGCAGGCCAACAGCCACGCCAACAAGGGCTGGGAGAGCTTTACGGATGCGGTGATCAAGGCCGTGAATGCCAAGGAGGAGCGCGTAGTCTTCGTGCTGTGGGGCGCATATGCCCGCAAGAAGGCCAAGCTGATCACCAATCCCAACCATGTGATCGTGGAATCTGCCCATCCCAGCCCGCTGAGCGTGACCAAATTCATGGGAACCAGACCTTTCAGCAAGGTGAACGCCGCGCTAGAAGAAGCCGGGGAAACGCCGATTGACTGGCAGTTGCCGATGCAGGCGCAGGAGTGA
- a CDS encoding SCO family protein gives MTELPVTSEIQTGPVRRPWYVSALLALAAVALLLGAAWGFARLKSPYPFYGTAYNGNTAAAGFKGTDQDGKPYAFVPGQDNKVTALFFGFTHCPNICPLTLAYLDKVKAALPEGERDRFQTVLVSVDPARDTPERLKAYVEYFGKAEGIQVPEPALSEVARDYGVGYQRVEVKGADYQMNHTTATYLIDGAGRLRLLWDYTQLPQVDRVVADVQQVLETSP, from the coding sequence ATGACCGAATTGCCTGTAACCTCCGAGATTCAGACGGGTCCGGTGCGCCGTCCGTGGTACGTGTCGGCGCTGCTGGCGCTGGCCGCCGTGGCATTGCTGCTGGGTGCGGCCTGGGGCTTCGCACGCCTCAAGAGTCCTTACCCCTTTTATGGCACCGCCTACAACGGCAACACGGCGGCAGCAGGCTTCAAGGGCACCGATCAGGACGGCAAGCCCTATGCCTTCGTGCCGGGGCAGGACAACAAGGTCACGGCGCTGTTCTTCGGTTTCACCCACTGCCCCAACATCTGCCCGCTGACCCTGGCGTATCTGGACAAGGTCAAGGCGGCGCTGCCCGAGGGTGAACGTGACCGCTTTCAGACCGTGCTGGTCAGCGTGGACCCGGCCCGCGATACCCCTGAGCGCCTCAAGGCCTACGTGGAGTATTTCGGCAAGGCTGAAGGAATTCAGGTTCCCGAACCCGCTCTGAGCGAGGTGGCCCGCGATTACGGCGTCGGCTATCAGCGCGTGGAAGTGAAGGGCGCGGATTACCAGATGAACCACACCACCGCCACCTACCTGATCGACGGCGCGGGCAGGTTGCGTCTGCTGTGGGACTACACCCAGTTGCCGCAGGTGGACCGCGTGGTGGCCGACGTGCAGCAGGTGCTGGAGACTTCCCCATGA
- the pth gene encoding aminoacyl-tRNA hydrolase produces the protein MKLVVGLGNPGLKYAQTRHNVGWLVVNELARRAGGSWLKAKDAEVCEVRLGPAPGEKVLLVKPQTFMNASGKAVAPLFSFYKLELGGLLAVQDDLDSPFGLLKFRLGGRHGGQNGVRDMIRLLGSEGFARLKVGISRPPAGRDPADWVLSKWHPDEATTLAELVRLGANAVEVWAAQGLAEAQGQFNGTDLRPEPPAPAPATPASSESEPQDAEASAQPVQGLP, from the coding sequence ATGAAGCTGGTTGTGGGACTCGGAAACCCTGGCCTCAAGTACGCCCAGACCCGCCACAACGTCGGCTGGCTGGTGGTCAATGAATTGGCCCGCCGCGCCGGGGGCAGTTGGCTCAAGGCCAAAGATGCGGAGGTCTGCGAGGTGCGCCTCGGTCCTGCTCCGGGTGAAAAGGTGCTGCTGGTCAAGCCACAGACGTTTATGAACGCGTCGGGTAAGGCCGTTGCGCCCCTATTTTCCTTTTATAAGCTGGAACTGGGTGGTCTGCTGGCTGTTCAGGACGATCTGGACAGCCCCTTTGGACTGCTGAAATTCCGTTTGGGCGGGCGGCACGGCGGTCAGAACGGCGTGCGCGACATGATCCGCCTGCTGGGTTCAGAGGGCTTCGCGCGGCTGAAAGTGGGTATCTCGCGCCCACCCGCTGGCCGTGATCCGGCGGACTGGGTGCTGAGCAAATGGCATCCTGACGAGGCCACGACGCTGGCGGAACTGGTGCGGCTGGGCGCGAACGCAGTGGAGGTCTGGGCGGCGCAGGGACTGGCCGAAGCCCAGGGGCAGTTCAACGGCACGGATCTGCGGCCTGAACCTCCAGCCCCGGCACCTGCCACGCCCGCGTCCAGCGAAAGCGAACCTCAAGATGCAGAGGCATCGGCTCAACCCGTTCAGGGCTTACCCTGA
- a CDS encoding DUF427 domain-containing protein, whose amino-acid sequence MFRSRPKPEKPRAGQESVWDYPRPPRLERTHRRIEIWLGGEKIADTTEAFRVLETSHPPGYYLPPEAFAPGVLARAQGSSMCEFKGAATYWTLSAGGKTAEAAGWSYESPTLAFRDMAGYIAIYPGRMDECRVDGEKVIPQPGNFYGGWITEDVVGPFKGAAGTMGW is encoded by the coding sequence ATGTTCCGTTCCCGTCCGAAACCCGAAAAACCCCGCGCCGGGCAGGAGAGCGTCTGGGACTACCCGCGCCCGCCCCGGCTGGAGCGCACCCACAGGCGCATTGAAATCTGGCTGGGCGGCGAGAAGATTGCCGACACCACCGAGGCGTTTCGCGTACTGGAAACCAGCCACCCGCCGGGCTATTACCTGCCGCCCGAAGCCTTTGCTCCGGGTGTGCTGGCCCGTGCCCAGGGCAGCAGCATGTGCGAATTCAAGGGCGCGGCGACGTACTGGACACTCTCGGCAGGGGGTAAAACGGCAGAGGCGGCAGGCTGGAGCTATGAATCCCCCACGCTTGCCTTCCGCGACATGGCTGGGTACATCGCCATTTATCCGGGGCGCATGGACGAATGCCGTGTGGACGGCGAGAAGGTCATCCCACAGCCGGGCAACTTCTACGGCGGCTGGATCACTGAGGATGTGGTGGGGCCGTTCAAGGGCGCGGCGGGAACGATGGGCTGGTAA
- the carA gene encoding glutamine-hydrolyzing carbamoyl-phosphate synthase small subunit — translation MIRKERAILALEDGTVYRGYAFGHRGETVGEVVFNTSMTGYQEIMTDPSYNGQIVTITYPHVGNYGVAIYDMESNKPYVRGFISREFSGEYSNYRAQQSLEAFMQQYGVVSIQGIDTRALVRRLRTGGVVKGVIAHRSYTHPKDPYGEFSPEEESVYVQRARDHQDIDGFDMTKDVTTALPYAFPTLRHGKRVVLMDFGIKHTIIERLAEVGIEPIVVPAHTTPAQVMALQPHGLFLSNGPGDPAPLEYAHKTAWELMGLLPTFGICLGHQILGLAAGGQTFKMKFGHRGGNQPVKNLLTGNVEITAQNHGYAVDLESIPNGAFVATHINLNDGTLEGMAHSRYPVFSVQYHPEASPGPHDSRYLFDRFIEEIDAFDGATGTPAEKALTGRLGV, via the coding sequence ATGATTCGTAAAGAACGCGCAATTCTGGCGCTGGAAGATGGCACGGTCTACCGGGGCTACGCATTCGGACACCGGGGCGAGACCGTGGGCGAGGTGGTCTTCAACACCTCCATGACCGGCTATCAAGAAATCATGACCGATCCCAGCTACAACGGGCAGATCGTGACCATCACGTATCCGCATGTGGGCAACTATGGCGTGGCGATCTACGACATGGAGAGCAACAAGCCCTACGTGCGCGGCTTCATCTCCCGCGAATTTAGCGGCGAGTACAGCAATTACCGTGCCCAGCAGTCGCTGGAAGCCTTCATGCAGCAGTACGGCGTGGTGAGTATTCAGGGCATCGACACCCGCGCCCTGGTGCGCCGCCTCCGCACGGGCGGCGTGGTCAAGGGCGTCATCGCCCACCGCTCGTATACCCACCCCAAAGACCCCTACGGCGAGTTTTCCCCGGAAGAGGAGAGCGTGTACGTGCAGCGGGCCAGAGACCATCAGGACATCGACGGCTTTGACATGACCAAAGACGTGACCACCGCCCTGCCCTACGCCTTTCCCACCCTGCGCCACGGCAAGCGCGTGGTCCTGATGGACTTCGGGATCAAGCACACCATCATCGAGCGGCTGGCAGAGGTGGGCATCGAACCTATCGTGGTCCCGGCGCACACCACCCCGGCGCAGGTGATGGCCCTGCAACCGCACGGGCTGTTCCTGAGCAACGGTCCCGGCGATCCCGCCCCGCTGGAATACGCCCACAAAACGGCCTGGGAACTGATGGGCCTGCTGCCCACCTTCGGCATCTGCCTGGGGCACCAGATTCTGGGGCTGGCGGCAGGGGGCCAGACCTTCAAGATGAAATTCGGCCACAGGGGCGGCAACCAGCCTGTCAAGAATCTGCTGACTGGCAACGTGGAAATCACTGCGCAAAACCACGGTTACGCGGTGGACCTGGAAAGTATTCCTAATGGCGCATTCGTCGCCACCCACATCAACCTCAATGACGGCACGCTGGAAGGCATGGCGCACAGCCGCTACCCGGTCTTTAGCGTGCAGTATCACCCCGAAGCCTCTCCGGGGCCGCACGACAGCCGCTACCTGTTTGACCGTTTTATTGAAGAAATTGACGCTTTTGACGGCGCAACGGGCACGCCCGCTGAGAAAGCCTTGACCGGGCGACTGGGCGTTTAA
- a CDS encoding cytochrome c oxidase assembly protein, whose protein sequence is MSAPVTVPGSINLDPTLADLLIPAPDLLFLIPTLLVAGYYVWRFIVSRRSAEGRARWPVWRAVLFALGMVLLLMTTQSRAATLTGSSMALYMGRLMLLAEIVPPLLVLGIPRGIRINPRGAAARVLGVLLDPWVALAVWAAVIIFWNVPAGFNASVVTNTAAALLPALYLLSSLLVWSVILRPLPNVQPAGMGSRGGFGLLAALPMMSVASVWLYAPNVLYTPYVNALCLWNLSPLQNQQLSGWIMMLAGIPALALAFIQLFQWLVQLTGGDEPTPS, encoded by the coding sequence ATGAGCGCCCCCGTCACGGTTCCTGGCTCCATCAACCTCGATCCCACGCTGGCCGATCTGCTGATCCCGGCCCCCGATCTGCTGTTCCTGATTCCCACGCTGCTGGTGGCCGGATACTACGTGTGGCGCTTCATCGTGTCGCGCCGCAGCGCCGAGGGCCGTGCCCGCTGGCCGGTGTGGCGGGCCGTGCTGTTCGCGCTGGGCATGGTGCTGCTGCTGATGACCACGCAGAGCCGCGCCGCCACCCTGACCGGCAGCAGCATGGCGCTGTACATGGGCCGCCTGATGCTGCTGGCCGAGATCGTGCCGCCGCTGCTGGTGCTGGGTATTCCGCGCGGAATCAGGATCAACCCGCGCGGCGCGGCAGCCCGCGTGCTGGGCGTGCTGCTCGATCCGTGGGTGGCGCTGGCGGTGTGGGCCGCCGTGATCATCTTCTGGAACGTGCCTGCCGGGTTTAACGCCAGCGTGGTCACCAATACCGCCGCCGCGCTGCTGCCCGCGCTGTATCTGCTGAGCAGCCTGCTGGTCTGGAGCGTCATTCTGCGCCCGCTGCCGAACGTGCAGCCCGCCGGAATGGGATCGCGCGGGGGTTTCGGCCTGCTGGCGGCGCTGCCCATGATGAGTGTGGCCTCGGTGTGGCTGTACGCGCCGAACGTGCTGTACACGCCCTACGTGAACGCGCTGTGCCTGTGGAACCTCTCGCCGCTGCAAAATCAGCAGCTCTCGGGCTGGATCATGATGCTGGCCGGGATTCCGGCGCTGGCACTGGCGTTTATCCAGTTGTTCCAGTGGCTGGTGCAACTGACCGGGGGCGACGAGCCGACGCCGAGCTGA
- a CDS encoding alpha-hydroxy acid oxidase yields MTTIPPTEIHLEALAQAVNLSEIEALGRARLDQNALDYYASGANDGHTHRANHEDFARIRLRPRMLVDVSEVQTTTSVLGLPLDFPVGIAPSAFHGLAHPDAELATARAAAGLGSVMTLSTFSNTPIEDVARAAAGRLWFQLYLYRDREVSAGLVRRAEAAGARALVLTVDTPFVGRREANERHRFNLPPHLEVPNAGSREALAGLETHSGSQLVRHFQGLVDPSLSWRDLDWLKSLSGLPVVLKGILTAEDAELAVQHGCHIWVSNHGGRQLDTAISAIAALPEITDAVAGRMEIYLDGGISRGTDVLKALALGARAVFLGRPALWGLAAGGEEGVRRVLELLKGEVRLALALSGKQSLKEVGRDLLKL; encoded by the coding sequence ATGACCACCATTCCACCGACAGAGATACATCTGGAAGCGCTCGCACAGGCTGTCAACCTGAGCGAGATCGAGGCGCTGGGCCGCGCCCGGCTGGATCAGAACGCCCTAGACTACTACGCCAGCGGCGCAAATGACGGACACACTCACCGCGCCAACCACGAGGATTTTGCACGCATCCGTCTGCGTCCGCGCATGCTGGTGGACGTTTCGGAGGTGCAGACGACAACATCGGTGCTGGGCCTGCCGCTGGACTTTCCGGTGGGCATCGCCCCCAGCGCCTTTCACGGACTGGCCCACCCAGATGCAGAGCTGGCAACGGCGCGGGCCGCCGCTGGACTGGGCAGCGTGATGACCCTCAGCACCTTTTCCAACACCCCGATTGAAGACGTGGCGCGGGCGGCAGCGGGGCGGCTGTGGTTCCAGCTTTATCTGTACCGGGACCGCGAGGTCTCGGCGGGCCTCGTGCGCCGGGCCGAGGCTGCCGGGGCACGGGCGCTGGTGCTGACGGTGGACACGCCCTTCGTGGGCCGCCGCGAGGCCAATGAACGCCACCGTTTTAACCTGCCGCCACACCTGGAAGTGCCGAACGCCGGGTCACGCGAGGCACTGGCCGGGCTGGAAACGCACAGCGGCTCCCAGCTGGTCCGGCACTTCCAGGGACTGGTGGACCCCAGCCTGAGCTGGCGCGATCTGGACTGGCTGAAATCCCTGAGCGGGCTACCCGTTGTCCTCAAGGGCATCCTGACTGCCGAGGACGCCGAACTGGCCGTGCAGCACGGCTGCCACATCTGGGTCAGCAACCACGGCGGGCGGCAACTGGACACCGCCATCAGCGCCATTGCCGCCCTGCCCGAAATCACCGACGCGGTGGCGGGCCGCATGGAAATCTATCTGGACGGCGGCATTTCGCGCGGCACGGATGTTCTCAAGGCGCTGGCCCTGGGCGCGCGGGCCGTCTTTCTGGGTCGCCCCGCACTGTGGGGTCTGGCGGCAGGGGGCGAGGAAGGCGTGCGCCGCGTACTGGAGCTGCTGAAGGGTGAAGTGAGGCTGGCCCTGGCCCTGAGTGGGAAACAGAGTCTGAAGGAAGTGGGGCGCGATTTGCTGAAGCTGTAA
- a CDS encoding DNA topoisomerase IB, with protein MPGRTEILQEEYLRREGNDPKKFKYFWPDGTSYKDEDGISRIASLAVPPAYTDVFVSPDADAELQAFGRDAAGRLQYRYHPDFVQAGALKKWQRLTRFATALPTLREVTTSDLRLQGLPPRKVMALMTRLLHVAHFRVGSDAYAKLHKTYGLSTLRQRHVTLEGNLITFNFRGKHGITQNKATRNPTLAGNIGKLLELPGPWLFQTVGDDGRRRVHAPELNHYLKEVIGPFTAKDFRTWGGTLLAAEYLAEAGVAGTERETRKVLVDCVKHVAEDLGNTPAVTRGSYICPVIFDRYLEGKVLDDYEPRAGRLPAELEGLSRSEAALKRLLESEKVLKVGRGKRAA; from the coding sequence ATGCCGGGCCGCACCGAAATCTTGCAGGAGGAATACCTGCGCCGCGAGGGCAACGATCCGAAGAAATTCAAATACTTCTGGCCGGACGGCACGAGTTACAAGGACGAAGACGGCATCTCCCGTATCGCCAGTCTGGCCGTGCCACCCGCGTACACTGACGTCTTTGTCTCGCCCGATGCGGATGCCGAGTTACAGGCATTTGGCCGCGACGCCGCCGGACGTCTCCAGTACCGCTATCACCCTGATTTCGTGCAGGCCGGGGCACTGAAGAAATGGCAGCGGCTGACGCGCTTTGCCACTGCTTTACCGACACTGCGCGAGGTCACCACCTCCGATCTGCGTCTTCAGGGACTGCCGCCGCGCAAGGTGATGGCCCTGATGACCCGGCTGCTGCACGTCGCGCATTTCCGGGTGGGCAGTGACGCCTACGCCAAGCTGCACAAAACGTATGGCCTCAGCACGCTGCGCCAGCGGCATGTCACGCTGGAGGGCAACCTGATCACCTTCAACTTCCGGGGCAAGCACGGCATCACGCAGAACAAGGCCACGCGCAACCCCACGCTGGCGGGCAACATCGGCAAGCTGCTGGAACTGCCCGGCCCGTGGCTGTTTCAGACGGTGGGTGATGATGGCCGCCGCCGCGTTCACGCCCCGGAACTGAACCATTATCTGAAGGAGGTGATCGGCCCCTTTACCGCCAAGGATTTCCGCACCTGGGGCGGCACGCTGCTGGCCGCCGAATATCTGGCCGAGGCCGGGGTGGCGGGAACCGAGCGCGAGACCCGTAAGGTGCTGGTGGACTGTGTCAAGCATGTGGCCGAGGACCTGGGCAACACGCCCGCCGTGACGCGTGGCAGTTATATCTGCCCTGTCATTTTTGACCGCTATCTGGAGGGCAAGGTGCTGGACGACTACGAACCTCGCGCCGGACGCCTGCCCGCCGAACTGGAGGGCTTGAGCCGCAGCGAGGCGGCCTTAAAGCGGCTGCTGGAGAGTGAGAAGGTGTTGAAGGTGGGGCGGGGGAAAAGAGCGGCTTAG